A genomic region of Rhodococcus sp. B50 contains the following coding sequences:
- a CDS encoding ParB/RepB/Spo0J family partition protein, with product MAPKGGRANFASLVGAVGDNSPVDRKRTPTTPASSTPASAPVPVEGQLLADVPVDQLIANPRNPRDELGDLSDLATIVDRQLQPGTVVSRSAWLKLWPDDADDLGQAQYIVVNGNRRLAAAQKYGRPGLDVVLRDSIAVDKGEILWAATSENIDRRDFDVLEEAKAVELMVAEFGSADAAAHKLGRSKGWVSQRRALLKLAPELQAALRAGDLAVRQARSLARVPLEEQVAAWQAAQNPDPAPTTDQADTAEPDQQPEKDPAGPLEAADKIAQALKRLRADPDVLAAAVRKHFTDDERRKLIDALELL from the coding sequence ATGGCACCGAAGGGTGGGCGCGCGAACTTCGCCTCTCTGGTCGGCGCCGTCGGCGACAACTCCCCGGTCGACCGCAAACGCACCCCGACCACACCCGCTTCCAGCACACCCGCCTCCGCGCCGGTGCCGGTCGAGGGGCAGTTGCTTGCCGATGTGCCCGTCGACCAGCTCATCGCCAACCCCCGCAATCCCCGCGACGAACTCGGAGACCTGTCCGATCTGGCCACCATCGTCGACCGGCAGCTGCAACCGGGCACCGTCGTCAGCCGCAGCGCCTGGCTGAAACTGTGGCCCGACGACGCCGACGACCTCGGCCAAGCGCAGTACATCGTCGTCAACGGCAACCGGCGTCTGGCCGCCGCCCAGAAGTACGGCCGCCCCGGACTCGATGTGGTCCTGCGCGACAGCATCGCCGTCGACAAGGGCGAGATCCTGTGGGCGGCAACGAGTGAGAACATCGACCGGCGTGATTTCGATGTGCTCGAAGAAGCCAAGGCCGTCGAGCTGATGGTCGCCGAATTCGGCAGCGCCGACGCGGCGGCGCACAAGCTCGGCCGGTCGAAGGGCTGGGTGTCCCAACGCCGGGCCTTGCTCAAGCTCGCACCCGAACTGCAGGCAGCCCTGCGCGCTGGGGATCTGGCGGTGCGGCAGGCTCGTTCGCTGGCGCGGGTTCCGCTCGAAGAGCAGGTCGCTGCCTGGCAGGCGGCGCAGAACCCCGATCCCGCCCCGACGACGGATCAGGCCGACACGGCCGAGCCCGACCAGCAGCCGGAGAAAGACCCCGCCGGCCCGCTCGAGGCGGCCGACAAGATCGCGCAGGCCCTCAAACGGCTACGCGCCGACCCGGATGTCCTCGCCGCTGCGGTGCGTAAACACTTCACCGACGACGAACGCCGCAAACTCATCGATGCACTCGAACTCCTCTAG
- a CDS encoding ParA family protein translates to MAVHVMLNQKGGVGKSTLTMNLAAVKADVLTAGDDDDVQSPVAAISVDPQGSAVWWASRVEELPFLIDQVHDNLDVLRNLDKLPGIKHVYVDTPGWIDLSGTDDGTDVLGTGTSADALRAVLDVADLVIVPIEPEPLCFDPTARTIKQVIEPLGKNFIVVVNNWDPRDGKVDLEQTRAFVQANGWPLARTVIRHYKVHTRAAAEGRVVTEYEANRVSLQAREDFYKLSLELADEGR, encoded by the coding sequence ATGGCTGTGCACGTCATGCTCAACCAAAAAGGCGGGGTCGGAAAATCCACCCTGACCATGAATCTCGCCGCCGTCAAAGCCGATGTCCTCACCGCCGGCGACGACGACGATGTCCAGTCCCCGGTCGCGGCGATCTCCGTCGACCCCCAAGGCTCGGCGGTGTGGTGGGCCTCGCGCGTCGAAGAACTCCCCTTCCTGATCGACCAGGTCCACGACAACCTCGACGTGCTGCGCAATCTCGACAAACTGCCCGGCATCAAACACGTCTACGTCGACACCCCCGGCTGGATCGACCTGTCCGGCACCGACGACGGCACCGACGTGCTCGGCACCGGTACTTCCGCCGACGCGCTGCGCGCCGTGCTCGACGTCGCCGATCTGGTGATCGTCCCCATCGAACCCGAACCCCTGTGTTTCGATCCGACCGCGCGGACCATCAAGCAGGTCATCGAACCATTGGGCAAGAATTTTATTGTCGTGGTGAACAATTGGGATCCCCGCGACGGCAAGGTCGACCTCGAACAGACCCGCGCGTTCGTCCAGGCCAACGGCTGGCCGCTCGCGCGCACGGTGATCCGGCACTACAAGGTGCACACCCGCGCCGCCGCCGAAGGCCGCGTGGTCACCGAGTACGAAGCCAACCGCGTCTCGCTGCAGGCCCGGGAGGACTTCTACAAGCTCAGCCTCGAGCTCGCGGACGAGGGTCGCTGA
- a CDS encoding FAD-binding protein encodes MKVEASALGTVGGPKTDAKGRALDTEGEVIPGLYAAGNSGGAPTKGFYAGAGVTSFATGVPARGRDSHDGRNPRCRPAPLAEDRLISASATCCRCSSML; translated from the coding sequence CTGAAAGTCGAAGCCAGCGCACTCGGCACCGTCGGTGGCCCGAAGACCGACGCGAAGGGACGAGCGCTGGACACCGAGGGCGAGGTCATTCCCGGCCTGTATGCCGCGGGTAACTCCGGCGGCGCGCCCACCAAGGGCTTCTACGCCGGCGCCGGCGTTACGTCGTTCGCCACCGGTGTCCCGGCTCGAGGCCGCGACTCACATGATGGCCGCAACCCACGCTGTCGACCTGCGCCGCTTGCCGAAGACCGACTCATTAGCGCGAGCGCGACTTGTTGTCGATGTTCATCGATGCTCTGA
- a CDS encoding PASTA domain-containing protein, whose protein sequence is MWKDRPVLEVPDVVGFDADDACAMVRGAGLVPTGPDGAAAPSSGVIVAQRPIGAAGSEQGAEVILWSQDNGDAHGAPAPHLEESAGLDPV, encoded by the coding sequence ATGTGGAAGGACCGTCCCGTACTCGAGGTCCCTGACGTGGTGGGGTTCGACGCGGACGACGCATGTGCGATGGTGCGCGGTGCGGGACTGGTGCCTACCGGGCCGGACGGCGCCGCGGCTCCGTCCAGCGGAGTGATCGTCGCCCAGCGACCGATCGGAGCCGCCGGATCCGAGCAGGGCGCCGAAGTGATCTTGTGGAGTCAGGACAACGGTGATGCGCACGGCGCACCGGCGCCTCACCTCGAGGAGTCCGCAGGCCTGGACCCGGTATAA
- a CDS encoding RES domain-containing protein has product MTSELFTTTDYALTQQWALALRDAGFDGIRYWARHDLRHVHACLAVFAASGDRTGTMRAPTDFTVLGTDNLLDRPDLWDALEDEAGIVVLDIPGSL; this is encoded by the coding sequence GTGACCTCCGAGCTGTTCACCACCACCGACTATGCGCTGACCCAGCAATGGGCTCTGGCGTTACGTGATGCCGGGTTCGACGGCATCCGGTACTGGGCGCGGCACGACCTGCGGCACGTCCACGCGTGCCTCGCGGTGTTCGCGGCCAGCGGCGACCGCACCGGAACCATGCGCGCACCCACCGACTTCACGGTGCTCGGTACGGACAACCTGCTCGATCGCCCGGACCTGTGGGACGCACTCGAGGATGAGGCGGGGATCGTGGTTCTCGACATCCCCGGCAGCCTCTGA
- a CDS encoding Abi family protein translates to MVEYTKPWMFLEHRWSSGVGVGERDCAAKLLKAIGYYLFTGYLYPFRKSELYLSGDKSTCARVLSGYRPGATLHRGQSIIDFDRQPRMLAADGLERIEVKQRSGSLRERSPRTTTSQGDPAPGAAPGGSLKPSFSPARRSTVAMLHSGGHGGSATTAGAVSTFPDWREPAIPPTRRSSRCWKRGAASTSFPERNLPTGTFRGWPSRGSASCRRDVEPGDPFRGDLRAVHHHRLCADPAMGSGVT, encoded by the coding sequence ATGGTGGAGTACACGAAGCCCTGGATGTTTCTCGAACACAGGTGGAGCAGCGGAGTCGGTGTGGGCGAACGAGACTGTGCCGCTAAACTTTTGAAGGCGATCGGCTACTACCTGTTCACCGGCTACCTCTACCCGTTTCGGAAGTCCGAGTTGTACCTGAGCGGCGATAAAAGCACATGCGCCCGCGTGCTCAGCGGTTATAGACCAGGCGCCACCCTGCACCGTGGGCAGTCGATCATCGACTTTGATCGGCAGCCGCGCATGCTCGCGGCGGACGGCCTCGAACGTATCGAGGTCAAGCAGCGGAGCGGCTCGCTTCGTGAACGCTCGCCGCGCACAACAACATCTCAAGGCGACCCCGCCCCCGGAGCAGCTCCGGGCGGTTCCCTGAAACCGTCTTTCTCGCCGGCACGACGGTCTACCGTAGCCATGCTGCACAGCGGGGGCCATGGTGGTTCAGCAACAACAGCGGGGGCCGTTTCGACCTTTCCGGACTGGAGGGAACCTGCTATACCGCCAACGCGGCGCTCATCACGTTGCTGGAAGCGTGGAGCGGCATCGACGTCATTCCCCGAAAGGAACCTGCCAACCGGGACATTTCGAGGATGGCCGTCCAGAGGATCTGCGTCTTGCCGACGCGACGTCGAACCGGGCGATCCATTTCGGGGTGACCTCCGAGCTGTTCACCACCACCGACTATGCGCTGACCCAGCAATGGGCTCTGGCGTTACGTGA
- a CDS encoding TetR/AcrR family transcriptional regulator: protein MTEKATRESDRRNGRPRSEQSRRAILDATLDLLGHEVLSEITIASIASKAKVGKSTIYRWWPSRTALILEVIDGLPPIVAVDTGSLVSDLCEVSMQLSELLVASPLGKVLAHFAADRTAQNDPSVRDYFASRTRPISDVFERAVARGEFPAVPEPEMLIHIAMGPILNRVFFGAQPPDKEFITTAVRTVIAGFPIALASDGDAGK, encoded by the coding sequence ATGACCGAGAAGGCCACTCGAGAGAGTGACAGAAGGAATGGTCGGCCCCGAAGTGAGCAGTCGCGTCGGGCAATTCTCGATGCCACGCTAGACCTGCTCGGTCATGAAGTGCTGAGCGAGATCACTATCGCGTCGATCGCGAGCAAGGCCAAGGTCGGCAAGAGCACGATCTATCGTTGGTGGCCGTCCCGAACCGCGCTGATTCTCGAGGTGATCGACGGTCTGCCTCCGATCGTCGCCGTCGACACAGGAAGCTTGGTCAGCGACCTCTGCGAGGTCTCCATGCAACTCAGCGAGTTGCTTGTCGCCTCGCCTCTCGGCAAGGTCCTTGCGCACTTCGCGGCAGACCGCACCGCACAGAACGATCCGAGCGTTCGCGACTACTTCGCTTCACGCACCAGGCCGATCTCGGATGTGTTCGAACGTGCGGTTGCGCGAGGTGAGTTCCCCGCAGTCCCTGAACCCGAGATGTTGATCCACATCGCCATGGGACCGATTCTCAACCGGGTCTTCTTCGGTGCTCAGCCGCCCGATAAGGAATTCATCACAACCGCGGTGCGTACCGTCATCGCAGGCTTTCCGATTGCGCTCGCTTCTGACGGCGACGCTGGAAAATGA
- a CDS encoding helix-turn-helix domain-containing protein, translating to MLSVEDWARIRRLVADGVPRRQVTRDLGIGRATVDPAVVSDRPAKYARTTGPDIVHTVRGQGAGASAQVSAR from the coding sequence GTGCTCTCAGTAGAGGATTGGGCGCGGATCCGACGACTGGTCGCGGACGGTGTTCCGCGACGACAAGTGACGCGGGATCTGGGGATCGGCAGGGCCACCGTCGACCCGGCAGTGGTCTCGGATCGGCCGGCGAAGTACGCACGCACAACCGGCCCGGATATCGTTCACACAGTTCGAGGCCAGGGCGCGGGCGCTTCTGCGCAAGTATCCGCCAGATGA
- a CDS encoding ISL3 family transposase: protein MDLFPHLDSVDVLDVRRVGATIRIEARPRGERASCPRCAGEARRVHSRYRRQLADTAIGGYPVLIDIRVRRFFCDTTDCAAKTFTEQISGLTLPWSRRTPAAAAMIEAIGLAVAGRAGARLANQLGVAVGRDTVLRTVRAIPDRPVEEVPVLGIDDFALRRGHVYGTVVIDMTTRTPIDLLPDRTADTVATWLRGRPEVQIVCRDRAGAYADGIGTGAPEATQVADRWHLWHNLVGAVEKTVIRHRADLHTPTETTVVGPNRTTPPPSTGPVENRIVTRTIERHAAVHELLTQGRTLSDVSRILELDPKTVRRFARASDAHALISTARKGRSILDEYAPYLRERIDGGCLDAARLTREITALGYRGSAKTVARFVYPLRDAAAPAPPRPAAPSVRQVTGWLTRHPDRLTDEDRTGRQALLTRSPALATTCRLVRDFAEIMVGRRGHKVQEWIARARRDGAPALRSFAAGLLRDLDAVTAGLTMAYSSGPVEGHVNRIKMLKRQMYGRANFDLLRKRVVHYV from the coding sequence ATGGACTTGTTCCCGCATTTGGACAGTGTCGATGTTCTCGACGTCCGGCGGGTAGGTGCGACCATCCGCATCGAGGCTCGGCCGCGGGGTGAGCGGGCGTCGTGCCCACGTTGTGCCGGCGAAGCGCGTCGCGTGCATTCTCGGTATCGTCGGCAACTGGCCGATACCGCAATCGGTGGGTATCCGGTCCTGATCGACATTCGGGTCCGCCGATTCTTCTGCGACACGACCGACTGCGCCGCAAAGACCTTCACCGAGCAAATTTCGGGTTTGACGCTTCCGTGGAGCCGGCGCACGCCCGCAGCGGCGGCCATGATCGAGGCGATCGGATTGGCGGTGGCCGGACGGGCCGGCGCCCGGCTCGCGAACCAGCTCGGCGTCGCGGTCGGCCGCGACACCGTGCTGCGAACCGTTCGGGCGATCCCCGATCGGCCCGTCGAGGAGGTGCCCGTTCTGGGTATCGACGACTTCGCGCTCCGCCGGGGCCATGTCTACGGCACCGTCGTCATCGACATGACCACCCGTACCCCGATCGATCTGTTGCCCGACCGCACCGCGGACACCGTCGCGACGTGGTTGCGTGGCCGTCCCGAGGTCCAGATCGTGTGCCGGGATCGGGCCGGCGCGTACGCCGACGGCATCGGCACCGGCGCTCCTGAGGCCACCCAGGTTGCCGATCGTTGGCACCTGTGGCACAACCTGGTGGGTGCGGTGGAGAAGACCGTCATTCGCCACCGCGCCGACCTGCACACCCCCACCGAAACCACCGTCGTCGGACCGAACCGAACGACGCCGCCTCCGAGCACCGGGCCGGTCGAGAACCGTATCGTCACACGCACCATCGAACGCCACGCTGCCGTACACGAGTTGCTCACCCAGGGACGCACACTCTCCGACGTCTCGCGCATCCTGGAACTGGATCCCAAGACGGTCCGCCGCTTCGCCCGCGCTTCCGACGCCCACGCCTTGATCTCCACTGCGCGAAAGGGCCGCAGCATACTCGACGAGTACGCGCCTTACCTGCGTGAACGCATCGATGGCGGGTGTCTCGACGCCGCACGGCTCACCCGCGAGATCACCGCACTCGGATATCGGGGCAGCGCCAAGACCGTCGCACGATTCGTCTATCCGCTGCGCGATGCGGCCGCCCCAGCGCCGCCGCGCCCCGCCGCGCCGAGCGTCCGGCAGGTCACCGGATGGCTCACTCGCCATCCCGATCGTCTCACCGACGAGGACCGCACCGGCCGACAAGCCCTGCTTACGCGCAGCCCGGCGTTGGCCACCACCTGCCGGCTCGTGCGGGACTTCGCCGAGATCATGGTCGGCCGACGCGGTCACAAGGTGCAGGAGTGGATCGCCCGCGCCCGCCGCGACGGCGCGCCCGCGTTGCGGTCCTTCGCGGCAGGCTTGCTCCGTGACCTCGATGCCGTTACCGCGGGACTGACTATGGCCTACAGTTCCGGCCCGGTCGAAGGGCACGTCAACCGAATCAAGATGCTCAAACGACAGATGTACGGGCGAGCCAACTTCGACCTGCTCCGCAAGCGCGTCGTCCATTACGTATGA
- a CDS encoding MaoC/PaaZ C-terminal domain-containing protein → MTAIQQKPADAWRGVDLGTRTVRYTERDAILYALAVGAQATDLDLVVEDRLRVLPTFALTLAQWAPDELGARGAFDTKTALHGAQELTVLAPLPRSGEVTLSARVGEVWDKGAAAVLDVVIESEYFVATWSLFAPGYGGFGGERGPARTATPVGDPDLTTELVTWENQAATYRLLGDMHHIHVDPVAAARIGQPRPIMHGLCTLAASTLPLARELGVHPAELTQLSGRFAAPVFPGDRLPISGWCGEDGVAFEVGGAIIGAHARFGR, encoded by the coding sequence ATGACAGCAATACAACAGAAACCGGCCGATGCGTGGCGGGGGGTCGACCTCGGCACCCGCACCGTGCGCTACACCGAGCGCGACGCGATCCTCTACGCGCTCGCCGTGGGCGCCCAGGCGACCGACTTGGATCTCGTGGTGGAGGACCGGCTGCGGGTGCTGCCCACGTTCGCCTTGACTCTCGCGCAGTGGGCACCCGACGAACTCGGCGCGCGCGGCGCGTTCGACACCAAGACCGCCCTGCACGGCGCGCAAGAACTGACCGTGCTCGCACCGCTGCCGCGCTCCGGCGAGGTGACGCTCTCGGCGCGTGTCGGCGAGGTGTGGGACAAGGGTGCCGCCGCGGTGCTGGACGTCGTCATCGAGAGCGAGTACTTCGTCGCCACCTGGTCACTGTTCGCCCCGGGATACGGAGGATTCGGCGGCGAACGCGGCCCGGCCAGAACCGCAACCCCGGTCGGTGACCCCGACCTGACCACCGAACTGGTCACCTGGGAAAACCAGGCGGCGACATACCGCCTCCTCGGTGACATGCACCATATTCACGTTGATCCCGTTGCTGCCGCGCGGATCGGTCAGCCGCGGCCGATCATGCACGGACTGTGCACCCTCGCGGCGAGCACGCTGCCGCTGGCCCGGGAACTCGGCGTGCACCCCGCCGAGCTGACGCAGTTGTCGGGACGTTTCGCGGCCCCGGTTTTTCCGGGTGACCGGCTGCCGATCTCTGGATGGTGCGGTGAGGATGGCGTCGCCTTCGAGGTCGGCGGCGCGATCATTGGTGCCCATGCCCGGTTCGGAAGATAG
- a CDS encoding PDR/VanB family oxidoreductase, with protein sequence MPHDSDSDLLLHVRSRRVCAEDVVELELTDPRGEILPAWAPGAHIDLVLGDDLTRQYSLCGDPADRTTWRIAVLLDPASRGGSRHVHEHLAEGDNIRVRGPRNHFELKRAEHYLFIAGGIGITPILPMMAAVHAAGADWTLFYGGRTATSMAYAENLVEQYGPRVTLIPQDERGLLDLDSILGRPRPGTEVYCCGPTALLDAVRTHCRNWLPDRVHTESFKPITGEQTANNVDFEIEIASDGSVLTVPADKTILDVLLDNGIDVLSSCEEGTCGSCETPVLSGTIDHRDTVLEPSEKAAHDRLMICVSRATCERLVLDL encoded by the coding sequence ATGCCCCACGATTCCGATTCCGACCTGCTTCTCCACGTCCGAAGCCGACGAGTGTGCGCCGAGGACGTCGTCGAACTCGAGCTCACCGACCCCCGCGGCGAGATCCTCCCCGCCTGGGCGCCCGGCGCTCATATCGATCTCGTTCTCGGCGACGACCTCACCCGCCAGTACTCATTGTGCGGCGACCCCGCCGACCGCACCACCTGGCGGATCGCGGTGCTCCTGGATCCCGCGAGCCGCGGCGGGTCCCGGCACGTTCACGAACACCTCGCCGAAGGCGACAACATCCGTGTTCGCGGACCGCGCAACCACTTCGAGCTGAAGCGCGCAGAGCATTACCTTTTCATCGCCGGCGGCATCGGCATCACCCCGATTCTGCCCATGATGGCTGCAGTGCATGCCGCTGGAGCGGACTGGACACTGTTCTACGGCGGGCGGACCGCGACATCGATGGCCTACGCCGAAAACCTCGTGGAGCAGTACGGGCCGCGTGTAACGCTCATACCGCAGGACGAAAGAGGACTGCTCGACCTCGACTCCATTCTGGGACGTCCCCGGCCCGGTACAGAGGTGTACTGCTGCGGCCCGACCGCGCTGCTCGACGCAGTCCGGACGCACTGCCGCAATTGGCTCCCGGACCGAGTCCACACCGAAAGCTTCAAGCCCATCACCGGCGAACAGACCGCGAACAACGTGGACTTCGAGATCGAAATCGCCTCCGACGGCAGCGTGCTCACCGTCCCAGCCGACAAGACGATCCTCGATGTACTGCTCGACAATGGAATCGACGTCTTGTCCTCGTGCGAAGAAGGCACCTGCGGCAGCTGTGAGACACCGGTACTGTCAGGCACCATCGACCATCGCGACACCGTCCTCGAACCGAGCGAAAAAGCCGCCCACGACCGCCTGATGATCTGCGTTTCGCGCGCGACCTGCGAACGTCTCGTGCTGGACCTGTAA
- a CDS encoding enoyl-CoA hydratase/isomerase family protein, with protein MTPEIRRTDADGVTLVQFNRPELGNAFTDSQVSNLESVLGDVAADESIRVLVLTGTGRHFNVGGMPSSKNDTPAEWERSPDAHRRQMEGAVRVVRQLHRMPKITIAAVNGGCAGAGLALALATDLRFAATHARFNTAFLAHGIPGELGAIWFATRLLGPARAREVFLMPGKIDAETAERLGLVNGVFDPADFLPSVVAMAQGIAASRPESLRAMKANLNDALTASLDDYLDRETERMITTAWTVTAPSRRRLGSGTPAAEQTPAETPSN; from the coding sequence ATGACCCCTGAAATTCGACGCACCGACGCGGACGGCGTCACACTCGTCCAATTCAACCGACCCGAACTGGGAAATGCCTTCACCGACAGCCAGGTGTCGAACCTCGAGAGCGTACTCGGGGACGTCGCGGCGGACGAGTCCATACGCGTCCTGGTGCTCACCGGCACCGGACGCCATTTCAACGTCGGTGGAATGCCAAGCAGCAAGAACGACACCCCTGCCGAATGGGAACGATCACCCGATGCGCACCGTCGGCAGATGGAAGGGGCCGTGCGAGTGGTGCGGCAACTCCACCGCATGCCGAAAATCACGATCGCAGCGGTCAACGGTGGTTGCGCAGGCGCGGGTCTGGCGCTGGCACTGGCCACCGATCTCCGATTCGCTGCCACACACGCACGATTCAACACAGCATTTCTCGCTCACGGGATACCGGGCGAACTGGGCGCCATCTGGTTCGCGACCCGCCTCCTCGGTCCCGCACGCGCCCGGGAGGTATTCCTGATGCCCGGCAAGATCGACGCCGAGACTGCCGAACGTCTCGGCCTCGTCAACGGCGTCTTCGATCCGGCAGACTTCCTCCCATCGGTTGTTGCGATGGCGCAAGGCATCGCAGCGTCTCGCCCGGAATCTCTGCGAGCGATGAAAGCCAATCTCAACGATGCGCTCACCGCCTCGCTCGACGACTATCTCGACCGCGAAACCGAACGCATGATCACCACCGCATGGACCGTCACTGCACCCTCCCGCCGTCGCCTCGGAAGCGGCACACCCGCCGCCGAACAGACACCCGCCGAAACCCCGTCGAACTGA
- a CDS encoding SDR family oxidoreductase translates to MGTFLQDKVVAVTGAGQGIGRAIALACAAEGAKVVVNDYGVSIDGANPTSEVANRVVEEIRDAGGTAVAVADTVTTMEGGGRIVQTALDEFGRLDGVVCVAGILRERMLFNMSEQEWDPVVETHLKGTFTVFRAASAVMRKQGGGRLIGFTSGAFTGSISQANYSAAKGGVISLVRSAALGLHKYGVTANAIAPVANTRMSAGIPFDVGEIGEPEDIAPMVVYLLSEHAADITGQVYTVTGPKIALWAQPREIRTAYAEKRWTPEQIANRFAASIGQDRMPMLDRLDEISSAAAGLSTNAS, encoded by the coding sequence ATGGGCACCTTCCTCCAGGACAAGGTCGTCGCCGTCACGGGCGCCGGACAAGGTATCGGGCGTGCGATTGCGCTGGCATGCGCCGCCGAGGGCGCCAAGGTGGTCGTCAACGACTACGGCGTCAGTATCGACGGAGCCAACCCCACCAGCGAGGTCGCGAACCGGGTGGTCGAGGAAATCCGCGACGCGGGTGGAACCGCCGTCGCAGTCGCCGACACGGTCACGACGATGGAGGGCGGGGGACGCATCGTGCAGACCGCACTCGACGAGTTCGGGCGGCTCGACGGCGTCGTGTGCGTAGCAGGGATCCTGCGAGAGCGCATGCTGTTCAACATGTCCGAGCAGGAATGGGATCCCGTCGTGGAGACCCACCTCAAGGGCACGTTCACCGTTTTCCGCGCCGCATCCGCCGTCATGCGCAAACAGGGCGGGGGCCGGCTGATCGGATTCACCTCCGGCGCTTTCACCGGCAGCATCTCACAGGCGAATTACAGCGCCGCCAAGGGCGGGGTGATTTCGCTGGTCCGAAGCGCCGCCTTGGGATTACACAAGTACGGCGTCACCGCGAACGCGATCGCACCGGTCGCGAACACCCGCATGTCCGCCGGGATCCCGTTCGACGTCGGAGAGATCGGCGAACCCGAGGACATTGCGCCGATGGTCGTCTACCTCCTGTCCGAGCATGCAGCGGACATCACCGGCCAGGTGTACACAGTGACCGGACCGAAGATCGCGCTGTGGGCACAACCGCGAGAAATCCGCACCGCATACGCCGAGAAGCGTTGGACACCCGAGCAGATCGCCAACCGTTTCGCGGCAAGCATCGGCCAAGACCGCATGCCGATGCTCGATCGACTCGACGAAATATCTTCTGCAGCAGCAGGATTATCTACCAATGCGTCCTGA
- a CDS encoding acetyl-CoA C-acetyltransferase produces MHEAYIVDAVRTPITRTGGDLSGVHAADLGAHVLKNLIDRADLDSAAVDDVVFGCLNTLGSQAFNIARTSWLAAGLSEEVPGVTIDRQCGSSQQAVQFAAQGIMSGTVDLVIAGGVQNMSTVPISSAGRVDPAFGEPFLGSDGWTQRYGRVQPSQFTAAEQIAQKWSITRDEMEEFALTSHRRAVHAIEEGRFEREIIPLGAVSTDSCPRRDTSLEKMAALRSISPDGLITAGLASQNCDGAAAVLLASERAVREHNLRPRARIHHVSCRGADPTLILTAPIPATQRALERTGLGVEDIDLFEANEAFASVVLAWEKELGIDHAKVNVNGGAIALGHPLGATGSRLMTTLLHELERTGGRFGLQTMCEGGGLANVTIIERLA; encoded by the coding sequence ATGCACGAGGCATACATCGTCGACGCTGTCCGCACGCCCATCACCCGCACAGGCGGGGACCTTTCGGGCGTTCACGCAGCCGACCTCGGCGCTCACGTACTGAAAAACCTGATCGATAGGGCCGATCTCGACTCGGCGGCGGTCGACGATGTCGTCTTCGGCTGCCTCAACACCCTGGGCTCGCAGGCTTTCAACATCGCCCGCACCTCCTGGCTCGCAGCCGGACTGTCCGAGGAGGTGCCGGGGGTCACGATCGACCGGCAATGCGGATCTTCGCAGCAGGCTGTCCAGTTCGCGGCGCAGGGCATCATGTCCGGGACCGTCGACCTGGTCATCGCCGGCGGTGTCCAGAACATGAGTACCGTTCCGATCTCGTCGGCCGGCCGGGTCGACCCGGCCTTCGGCGAGCCGTTCCTCGGATCGGATGGCTGGACACAGCGCTACGGACGCGTCCAGCCGTCACAGTTCACCGCGGCGGAGCAGATCGCGCAGAAATGGTCGATCACCCGTGACGAGATGGAAGAGTTCGCTCTGACGAGCCACCGCCGCGCGGTACACGCTATCGAGGAGGGTCGATTCGAACGCGAAATCATCCCGCTGGGAGCAGTTTCCACTGACAGCTGCCCGCGGCGCGACACTTCACTCGAGAAGATGGCGGCGCTGCGCTCCATTTCCCCCGATGGACTTATCACCGCGGGTTTGGCGAGCCAGAACTGTGACGGCGCTGCTGCGGTGTTGCTCGCCTCCGAGCGTGCGGTGCGCGAGCACAACCTCCGCCCTCGGGCGCGGATCCACCACGTTTCTTGCCGGGGCGCCGATCCGACGCTGATCCTGACCGCGCCCATCCCCGCCACGCAGCGCGCTCTGGAACGGACCGGCCTCGGTGTCGAGGACATCGACCTGTTCGAAGCCAACGAGGCCTTCGCGTCGGTTGTGCTCGCCTGGGAGAAGGAGCTCGGCATCGATCACGCGAAGGTCAATGTCAACGGCGGTGCCATCGCACTGGGGCATCCGCTCGGAGCGACCGGTTCTCGACTGATGACCACGCTGCTGCACGAACTCGAACGCACCGGCGGGCGCTTCGGGTTGCAGACGATGTGCGAGGGCGGCGGCCTGGCCAACGTCACCATCATCGAACGCCTCGCCTGA